The following is a genomic window from Rutidosis leptorrhynchoides isolate AG116_Rl617_1_P2 chromosome 8, CSIRO_AGI_Rlap_v1, whole genome shotgun sequence.
ctcatatacggagccatggccactggtctcaccttatttcagtaggtatagaggccgtggtgactgatcgaactcagcctttgttttaaactcttttcatgaacaaaacttactttacaccttttgtttgatgatgaatgatgatgacctttaagacctaatttaaatacatttaaaccttttgggatgatttactgacttagtactatttgacttaggttgaggattttCCGGACCTAcgcacttgcttatttcccgagtcatactttaccgctactttatcattgtgagttatagcaatccctttttactttaaatattttgggaactgagaatacatgcgcattttacgttttacatactaggcacgagtacttaaacttatatatgtgtgggttatacaacggcataaacattccctttagctcggtaacgtttagtcattggtttttgaaccggtgaacgcgaatcttagatatgaacccatagggtttgacatccccactcgggctagtagcgctagcatttaacgggtgtttaatacttcatatacatacgcacttgtcaagtgtactttcagggggtataaacgttaagttagttaccaagtgcccacggttaacatatactttatcatactgttttgaaacgctctttgtagcactgaaatctcgtggcttaccttacatactgttatacttaaactatagctcaccaacctttgtgttgacgtttttaagcatgtttttctcaggtgcttgaggttgcttccgctctgtcttagtcttgctgtagacacccgctgctttagagatttctctgcatgaacgttatcttgcattcataaactttaatacttttgaacaatgatttgtaacgacctaagggtcacgtactattatctttgcttctgtttgtagaagcatacttttggttgtaaaacaattggtgttggttatgacgtcagcttttatcatgaatgcaaacttgttttgaaaacgcatatagtgtttgaccttgtaatgatcctgttgttgatgattcgtacacgatggttttttaTGGGGCGTCACATGGATCCACTTCTAATTTTTGTGGTCGTTGTTATAGTCATTGTTGTGATAGTTCCTTTGTCCTGGTCGCGGTAGAAGATCACCGCGTTTTCAATGGTGCATAACCGATGGACATTACGCAAGCCAGTATCCCGAACTCTTTTCTATTGTGCTGAGAGCTCCATCTATTGATGCTAATCATGCACAAGCCTTTAATGCAAATTGTCATGTAACTAACAATTCTCCTTAATGGTATGTTGATTATGGCGCATCTGCACATATTGCTTCTTCTCCAAGTCATTTAGATGCCACGATTCCTTATACATGTAATAACAAGGTCACTGTTGGTAATGGGTCTACTTTAACCATTACTCATGTTGGTTGAACTTCTTTATCAAAAGATATTCAATTTCTTGATATTTTAGTTGTTCCCAATATTACTAATAAACCATTGTATATCATTAAATTTACCCATGATAATCTTATTGACATATTGATTTTTGACAAAAGGTTTTCTATTTATGATTGGCACACAGGGTAAATGTTGAAAACGGACGAGAGGCATGAAGATCTTTATATTTTAGAGTATGGTAAAAATAATTGTCACAATTTTACATTCAAATAAAAAGTGTGTGTCTTATGATTTATGCCATAGGCGTTTAGGGCATATATCGTTTGATGTAATTTCTTTATTGAATAAACGTGATCAATTGTCAGTTACATCTTTATTGCCTACTCCACGCGTATGTTTGCCGTGTAAGATTTCAAAAAGTATACGTTTGTCTTTTATTAATGACGAATAACGTGCATGACATGTTTTGGATCTTGTGCATTGTGTTCTTTGGGGACCTTCGCCCGTACCGTCCGCTGATGATTATCGATATTatgttgtgttcattgatgattaCAACAGCGTCATGTGGTTTTATCCACTCAAAACTCAATATGAATTTATGAGCATATTTGTGGCTTATCTAACCTTTTTGCAAATGCAATTTTCTTGTAAGACCAAGGTATTTCAAAATGATGGTGGCACAAAATTTCTCAAccatggtgtttggattttattaTCTCAGAATGACACTCATCATCGTATATCGTGCCCTTACACACTTCAACATAATGGTCGAGCCGAACGCAAACATCGGCATATTACAGAGATCTGGCTTAACTATGTTGTTTAACTCTCATGCCCCGGCTTCCCTCTCGGTTGATGCATTCAGTTACCCGGTTTACATTATTATTCGCTTGCCATCACTTGTTCTTGAGTTTAAGTCTCCATTTGAATTACTTTACTTCACTTAGCCAAATTATAGGAATTCTCGCACCCTTGGGTGTTGCGTTTTTCCATATATGCGATTATGCTCCACACAAATTAGTTCCTCGCAGCATGGCATCTATCTTTATCTGTTATAGTACACATTATAAAGGCTATCGTTGTCTCTATATCATCTCCGATCGTGTGTTTACTTACACGACATGCTAACTTTGATGAAGCTCAGTTTTGTATATGGAAAAGTTACCTTCGGTGGATCTAGATTCACTCCATTTTCTTCATATGATGATTATATATCACTTTCTTCTTCTGATCAACACGGGGATGTCTCTTCCACTTAGTCACTCGATATTTTTAAAACACATGAAGATTGGTAAGCCTTAACATATTACTACGGATAATGCTCCCACTTCATGTACATCGACATCACTACTTGCACCTATGGTTACGACTCTAAGTGTACCTACGGTTTCTACTCAAATTGTGTCGGGTCATCCTATGACAACTCAATTAAGGAAGGTATATTCAAACCACGTAATTGAGTTCATCTTGCATTTCTCAGCCTACCAATTTACATCAAACTCTTCTTGCTACTCGTGAACCTCAAGGTATTAAAACAGCGGCTAAAGGCCCCGTTTGGTTTCAAGCAATAAATGCATGCGTTGAAAGTTAATAATACATGAGAACTTGTCCCATATCCTCGTAAAACAAATGTTGTCAGCTCAAAGTGGGTGTTCCGTAAGTAATATTTATGGGATGGTTCCATTGATCGCTACAAAGGCCGACTTGTTGCCCAAGGTTATACTCGGATACCGGGATTAGACTATTCTTTTACTTTTAGTCCGGTGGTCAGAGCTTCAACAGTTCGTATTGTAGAAATGGTACATGGTACAAATTCCTTATTAGGTGATAGGTTGTTGgtctattatatacatatatatatatatatatatatatatatatatatatatatatatatatatatatatatatagatatatatacatatatagatatgtatatatgtatatgtacatatgtatatatgtatacatatatacatatgtatatatgtatacatatatacatatacatatgtatacatatatacatatacatatgtatacatatatacatatgtacatatgtatacatatatacatatgtatacatatatacatatgtacatatatatatatatatatatatatatatatatatatatatatatatatatatatatatatatatatatatatatatatatatatatatatatgtatatatgtatacatatacatatatatatatatacatgctttCGTAATTCGTATATGGGAACGAAAATATATACATAGAACTATTTTTTCAAAACTATATATGGATCGAGTATTTACCCGGACCGCTTGGACCGAAGCTAGAATCGGACAAAACCAAACCATATATTAATTGTCCGATCCTCAGTTCTTATTCGTAAAATTTCGGGTTTCTATCTGGCGCGGATATTGTCTGGTTCGGGTATGGACTATGTACAACCCTTGTTGAGTTATAATATATTTATCAATTTTGATTTTTTTCCCGAAAGGATGAAAACTATATCAACAAGTCCATTTCTGAAAAACAGAAAAGAACTAAACGAAAATTACAAGCTAAAAGACCCGGCTCACGAAAACTAAACACCTAACAAGCTAAACAAACTAACcaaataaaacaaaacaaaaaaagaaaCCAAGACGCTAACCAACCAAATAAcctctttttttttttacaaaaataacgaaAGCTTATATAAATACAGAAAACGTTTTCAAATAAAAAACATCTTCAACAAAGATACAACGAGAGAAACCACGATGAGACTCCCTAACAAACTATCTATACCAAGCCTCATCTTAACAATAACGAAACTAAAAACTAACCGAAAAAAAAAACCCAACGCTTTCAACAAACTAATAAATTCATCAATGCAAAAAACGAGCCTTGTGATTTCATCTTTATTTTTTGTAATACTGAGTAATAAAAAAAGAAAGATTCCTATCCCATTGTTGTAACTCTACAATACAAAGCTTTCCTATCTCTATCTATACAAACCAGAACCCTAAACTGTTATACTGTcacatattatatacatatacaccaacaCGAAATCTATATATCATCATTCATATGCTCAATCAATCATTTCATCTTTTTCCCATCACAATTATTTCAATAGTCTTTTATTAACACACTAATTTACATCGTAATTTACttcaaagtatataatatataatatatatatcatcatcatggaAGATATTTACGGCTTCCATTCAATCTCCGATTACACAATTCCACCGGAAACTAACCTAATTTCACCGCAGGAATTTCACGGCGTCGATAATTACCGGACGTTTTACGGATCGGAAAATTTATTAACGGCAACTGCTTCGATCATATCCGAAGCTGTTTCCGTCGCAGCTACGCCTGATGAGATTCCTTTTCCGATCAGACGTAGGAATAACCGTCAACGTGATCAGAATAAAAACGACGtcgttgatgatgataataattcgATTAAAGCGAAAATCGCTAATCATCCTTTGTATCCGAAGTTGCTTGATGCTTTTATCGATTGTCAACAGGTTAATTAAAATTATAACCTAATTGTTTTGAAGTACATCTTCTTGCTTGAACTTCAAATTCTGATTAATcggtattaatttttttttatgatctACACGTAATATACGTGTTGGATTTCATACGAAACTAAATTATTCGCGCTTTTAAGCTTTACTGTAAATTTTTTTGTTCAAAATTTGAAATTATTGTGTGTACATACGCTTACATTTTCCAGAAGTCtaaatgaaaataaaatattttatgtAAAGTAATTAAATATCTGTATCTATGTATACTGTGGTGCGTgtgttgatatatgtatatattcgtcAAAAatgatctttatttttattttatttttacagttAGGTGCACCACCGGAAATAGCGGGTTTGTTAGACGAAATCCGTAGAGAAAATGGCGTATGTATGCGAAACGCCATCGTTTCAACTGGATTAGGAGCAGATCCCGAGCTTGATGAATTCATggttcgtgttgacctttttatagTTTTGTCTACACAAATGAATACTAAtcgacataaaaaaatatatagaatatagatGTACACTATAATAATATGAACATGTGACTTTTAATTAGGAGATGTATCGGCAAATATTATTGAAATATAAGTCTGATCTAACGAGGCCGTTTGATGAAGCTACTGTTTTTCTCACCAATATTGAATCACAACTCAACAATCTTTGTAAAGGTGCGTTCAACTTTCTCATACAGTTATATTTTCGAGTGCTAATTAAATTGTggtgtgtattatatatatatatatatatatatatatgtgtgtgtgtgtgtgtgtgtgtagttgTGTAATACAACAAGTTGCTTGATTTATAGAAGTAGGATGTTTAGGACTAAAAGACTTTATTAGTGTTTACCCCgctgaattttttttattaaattttgaCATCTGGCCCAtccgtgtttgagtttttgagtttAAGTTCCGTCACCGTCACAAGTGAATGGCACGTCCTTGCAAACGCCGTCATCACCATCACAAATGAATGGCACGGTGATGACAAAACCGCTAGGGAGTGCTCTCATAAAGTTACTTGGCAAACCGTAATGATTCCAACATTGATAAAACTTAAAGGGTCATTTAAGTGAGTCTCATTTTTCAAATTTATTATTGAAGTCACGAATATGGATAACTAATATGATACTccgtaatacggagtaatattttttTTACATCTTTCGTCTCATATTTATTTTCCAATATTCATTTTATGAATGTTCCAAATTAACTACCCATTTGCATTAATGAGTAAGAATTAGGGGATAAAGTTTATTTATAGCCTTAATGTGTATATGTAACATAAAAAAATAGATAAATAGTAAGAGGTAAAACTTGTAAAGTACAGTAAAAGTACAATGCAATAATGATATTTTTTAAACTGTATTTTTTGTCTGAGAACAATTAATATGAAACAGGATGAGTATTACAATATTTAACTAGTTAAACAATAATTAAACAATCTAAAGCTCACCTGAGAAGTACAAATAAGAAATCAATTTTAAAGGTACTGCTTCCTAGGTTGATACTTGCCTCATGTGGTCCTGCGTGTGAATGATGAGAAAACATTCCAAAAGAAGCCAATATTAAGGTATATATATGATGCACTAGTTTGTGTTTCTCTTCTTTGTTCCTAATTTGGAATATGTTGATCTCCAAAGTAATACTCCGTAGTTAATTAAGACAAAGTACAAATGGATGTTTCAAACTTAAATCCACCTTTTGAATTCTTTAATTCTGGCTTAAATCTGTTTCTATATTTAATTAAGTTCGAGGTGATGAAGTTGTCATATTCCATACGTTTTAGTCAGAATAATTATACTGTTTGTCTCCATCTCTGAATGAAGTGGTGGAGTTCATGCAAGTATTAACCTTTTTAGCAGCCTTTGATGTTCAAAGCCAATATTTTAAGGAAATTGATAATGAGATTTTTAAAGAGTTAGCAACTAATATTAATATCCTTCGAAGTACATGTTAACTTTTAAGTAACGTGAAAGATTACTCTTTGCAGGCCTCGTGTGAGTTGTTATCTTTAGTTGTGCTTTACTCGCCTGTGGGCTGTTGATCAAATTTTTTGAATTTTGGTATCTTATCACGTGCTTAGAATTATTTGATGTTTTTATTGTTTGCATGCTAGCACAAAAtggcatgttttttttttttttttttaatctatttAACATGCAGTACCTGTAAATAAAATGGTTGGTATTTTCTGGAAATTTTATTTGTTACAAGTGAGAGTATTACATAAATTACATAAATTGGCATGACTAGTATCTGTTTTACGGAGCATTAACTTCACATAATGGTTATGCTTACATTGTAATGCTTGAACTGCATTAGTGAATTTCATCTTCAACGGGTAGCTGTTAACTCTTCATAGTAGATTGTTTATTTGTTAACACTTACTCCTACATGTTAATATAACACTACTCTATAGTCTATGTTGAATTATGGTGCTCCTTAATTGGCTCCATAAGAATTGTGAACAACCCAAAAGATTGTAGTCGGACCTACTATATCATGAGTGGTAGCATGAAACACCAttgaaatacgcgatgtagtgaaaaaaaaaaaatagggtTTGTAATTAATGACACTAGTggataatataatttttttttgtgacACCATTGAAATAAACTATCTAGTAGAATAAAATTTGGATTATTAAGGTGATTTCTCATTTATGGATTACAAATAGGGGAGGCAAGGTGGCAAAAGATTTTGGCATATGGAGTTCAAACCCTAGAGTTTTGGCGTCCTAAATAGTTATACACGTAACTGAAGGTTTTGTTGTGTGTAATTTAGCTATATGGTGGTGTAATTCTTGGAGTTGATTGCTAAGCTCGCTAATGGCGTGCTTTCTTTGTATCTTGGGCCAATTGGcattgggtatatatatatatatatatatatatatatatatatatatatatatataacccctaCATACTaatactcaccaaaatttttgaagttttagtTATTTTGGGATGTAGTTTTAAGTTTGCGTTTACCCCTACATACTaatactcaccaaaatttttgaagttttagtTATTTTGGGATGTAGTTTTAAGTTTGCGTTTACACTGCAATCGGCCCCTCATCTTTACCTCAATTTACAAAACAACCCCTCAAGTTCACATTTTttaaggggtaaaaagtgtaaatatagaattttactaaaataaaataaactaattccacccgaatttttaaagggctctatcttctcgctcggtacgagttaaattttttcgaacccactgttcaactcaaaaaaatcttacgaccacaacgggactaactatacgcaaaacggacacttaaaAAAAACGCCCAATATCTCAGACTATATTCAATACTTATACACACTTATaatacgctccgttaactatgaatacgcaactCAAAGGCcccgttaactatgaatacgcaaaCCAAAGGgcccgcggcatcgcgcgggctcctttttctagtatatatatacatatatatacatatatatatacacacatatacatatatatctatatagttatataaagctctaaaatgatgatgtcatcattaagctaattactcTTTAATTTTAATAACGACGatgtcataattttatattaatttaagtgaaaaaataatacgaaatcttttataaaaggaaatactaatctctcttaaattgtaaaattttttataaaacacccaaattttaaaacatattgtacaacttttatattataattgtattttaattttctaaaaattttaaaagacattatatatatatatatatatacatatatatacatatatatatacacacatatacatatatatctatatagttatataaagctctaaaataatgatgtcatcattaagctaattactcTTTAATTTTAATAACGACGatgtcataattttatattaatttaagtgaaaaaataatacgaaatcttttataaaaggaaatactaatctctctTAAATTGTAAAATTTTCTATAAAACACCCAAATTTTAAAacatattgtacaacttttatattataattgtattttaattttctaaaaattttaaaagacatttatcattactaatatttattattactaatatttattattattataaaaaatataaatactcaactttgagcgaactttattattattattatttgtaatataataattattattataattattatattattaatattcaaatatggattttttttacgaaattaattacgttacgtatggatgcgaaaatacatgtctatatatttgtaaaaacaacgacaagtttcttagtcaaacgggtcactAAAATAAATGACtatcatttacattcacttaatacctgaaacatgtcattaaattgtttcgtttaaacggACCCGTGATTTcaagggtcatttcactagtatgtatatatatatatatatatatatatatatatatatatatatatatatatatatatatatagctttacaaaaaaaaaaaagattaccaTTCTTAGATTCGCCACTGGATTGTAGACCTTTAGAAGTTATATGTTTGTCATTGGAATATTTAGCCTCGGCGGATCGAAAACCTGAAACATGGAAAATGGTTAGACTACATGGATGACTCGTTCAGTCCTTTGTGATAGTTATATCCTGTATGATGCCATTATCGGCGAGGTTTTTTACTTGCATAATTTCGCTCTACTAGAAAATTACCCATATTACTCCGTTGGATACTTGTACAAGGGTTACTTTTTGAGTTTTTAGGTACCTGTTTACTCACACTTTAAAAGAAAAAAGGTGTCACTAGGCCAAATTTTGTTACTCTATATAATGTCTTGCTCAAATTTTGTTACTCAAAGAGACCTTTATAGTGAAGCTGCTATTTTTTAAATATTAgaaaaataagtttttttttttttttttttttttttgagctaaCAGATGGCCGTTGACTTAGATCTGTTGTAATGGGACCTTTATATCGTGATTAGCTTCTTAATTAGTTAATTAATCCCATTTTGTAAAAGAATATGTTCGTTACTTGCAATATCATTATTATATTCAAGTCTATGAAAAATTAAACAGAAGATTACAGATGTTCAGAGAATTAACGGGTGATCAAAAATCAGTCGCGATAAGCTATTCAATTCCTTTGACCGGTCCCATGAATTCTATCACCATCTTTTAGACTATAGCATCACATGCATGGTGTCAACACGACACGGGACTATAGGAGTGTGGTTGATTTGATTAGTAACTAAGTCGTTGATGCTTATTCATATATTGTCTAGAACTGTgaataatcttgaaataaataaaGAAAGTATCTTTAGCCACTAAACCCCAATCCGTGATCTAGTGGTTAGGTGCTTGAAATTTTTTAAAAAGATCAAGTTTCAATCCTCAATAGCTACATGGGAGGTTTGCCTTAAATCTTTAGCCACTAAGAAAAGtagatataattatatttgtattagAATTGATTGTAATTCTTTATTGTGCACTCTGGAATAATAATCCAAAGAACTCAGCGTATATGTATATAGACTAAATTTCTCCATACACATTGAGATTAGTGCAAGTATTAGCAAATTTACTAAAATATGATATATTGTATAGTGTTAGCAAAATTACTAAAAATTTATTGTCACAATATCATAGTGTATAGTGTTTGcaaaattattaaaaatttattGTGAATACTATCACTACAAGAAATAACGTCATTTGTGACGATTATTTGCTGACGACTTATTATTTgattactaataatgttatttaGTTATTATAAAAAAACGTTATTAAATTTTGGTCGTTATACGACATCAGTGACCAAACAAATGTTTAGTATagtaaccaaaattaatattttgGT
Proteins encoded in this region:
- the LOC139861757 gene encoding homeobox protein knotted-1-like 6, with the translated sequence MEDIYGFHSISDYTIPPETNLISPQEFHGVDNYRTFYGSENLLTATASIISEAVSVAATPDEIPFPIRRRNNRQRDQNKNDVVDDDNNSIKAKIANHPLYPKLLDAFIDCQQLGAPPEIAGLLDEIRRENGVCMRNAIVSTGLGADPELDEFMEMYRQILLKYKSDLTRPFDEATVFLTNIESQLNNLCKDDVAVSSEEELSGGETETSTQASREDQELKDTLLRKFGGHISSLKHEFSKKKKKGKLPNEARQTLLEWWDSHYKWPYPTEADKISLAETTGLDQKQINNWFINQRKRHWKPSENMQLAIMGSFSGQDYYND